ATCCTGTCTCTCGTGCGCTTGAAGCTCGTACAGATGTGGCGAAGTTCGCCACTATTGATGATAAACGGTTGCCGGGAATACGGGCACTTCGTGCGGTTCTCGGGGGCGGTATAGGGAGATTAATTTCTTAGGCCCTCCCGCTGGTCGGCAGCGAAAATCCTTCTTCCCCACCAGAGGGAGGGCCACGCGAAGCAGTAAAAAGGCGTGTAAACGTCCGCCCTCCGCGCAGGAGGCCCGTCCGGCAGGACAAAGCCTTTGTCTCTAACGATCAGGAACCGGGTCGAATCCACCCTTCGCCAGAGGATTGCAGCGAGCAACCCGCGCAACCGCCAGCCGCGTACCCTTGATCCAACCGAAGCGGTCGATGGCGACGTAGGCATATTCGGAACAGGTAGGAAGATAGATGCAATGCGAGACGCCAAAGCTATGCAGCATGGGCGAAAACGCCCGCTTGTAGAGGCCGAAGAGCAGCTTCAGCACAATGGCTTTCATGGCTCGGGCATAGCCGCCGGGGCCTTCGCCTGCCGGTCGAGCGTCTTCTGGATCGTGCGGAAGACCGACGCGACCTCCTGCTCCAGCTTCACGAAGTCCATCTCGAGGATCGAACGGCGCGGGTGCAGGATCACGTCCACC
This is a stretch of genomic DNA from Granulicella sp. WH15. It encodes these proteins:
- the yidD gene encoding membrane protein insertion efficiency factor YidD produces the protein MKAIVLKLLFGLYKRAFSPMLHSFGVSHCIYLPTCSEYAYVAIDRFGWIKGTRLAVARVARCNPLAKGGFDPVPDR